The following DNA comes from Rosa rugosa chromosome 5, drRosRugo1.1, whole genome shotgun sequence.
TATTTTCGTAAGCAAGCATttgattgatatatatatatattatcaataGAAATAACGACCAAAGCTTACGCACTATGTTTAATACAAGGCCCATGTATTTGATCTACAACGCGCAGGCAATAATTGGTAGATATTTTGGTGCCATCAGGAAGATTTTCTGGATCAGCTAATGCCAGAAAAAGACTGAGATGAGTACCCGCTCCACCACCATTCCCCGCGGGATAGAGAGTTATCTTCCTGCAACAAGTAACGTACACATGAACAAGAGCATTTGAAGTGAACTTTTAACAAGTATTAACTTGGAAAATTTTATTGCGCTCATGGATCGAAGAACATGTAACGTGACATCAAACCTTAAGACACACTAGCTAGCtcctttggttttttttttttttcttttcttatcatAAGCTTCACTAACTAAATAAGAGTAAGAGAAGTATTTATTGAATTGTCacacaaaagaagaaagaaagagagagaagggtatTAATAATAAGTACCATTTCTGGCCTCCAGCCGTAAATCGTTCTTCATAGCATTGAGCGGCTAAGCTTGAAAAGTTCCTAACCTTCCAAGTATGCTTGTACTTCTGTGAAGTAGTCTTCCTTATTGATAGACAATCTGCTTGGGGTACGGGTCTTCTTCCATTACAAACAAAGACCTCAGCTCCAAACACACATTTATCATCAATTAGATAACCACTGGAGGCATCAGTAAAGTCCCTTAGAGAGACAAGTTTATCAAAACCGACCGCACCAGACATCTCCCTTTGAAAGCAAAAGTTCCTTGTAAAAGCATCTGAGGATTGCAACACAAAAAGATCAATAAATAAATTGAACATATATAAGCTATGCACTTTGCATCATGAAAGTTAACATGTGTAACTAAAGTATAATATATGATTCATACATACCTTCAACAACCAAGTACTTGCTCTTTATCTGATCAAGCAAAAATAACCTGAAATCAACATATACTTCCTCACCAGGCTGGAGTGAGTTCTCCCCCGCCATTAccaagtagagagagatgtggtcttttacattcttcttcttgtttccaTTTGGGTAGAACACAAGTTTCCTGTGTGCCGCAAGCATATAAAAAGGAAATAATTAAGTAAACACCAtcaaagtgtttttttttttttttttttgatgaaaacgGGAAGATGGGTGAGAGCAGCAAGCTTCCCCAAaccccaattttttttaaaaggcaGTAGTAGAAAATACAACAAAAGAGGAGGGAAGATAATTACGCCAACTCCTCAACGCatctaatcaacaagaaaaaataACAGACCAAGAAAACAGATCAGCGCAATCTAAAGTTGGGAAGTCCAGGCTTATCCCGCCGTCATCACTTGCCATGTCATCACTTGACGGAAGATTTGGATGAGTTTCgagaattggacacggctgattaaaATTGAGAGCACAGGGGTAGTCTtgataaaattagaaaaatagggactaacatgaaaattGGCCTAAAGTTGGAGTatgtaaactgaaattaatcctatgAATAAATTGATGGATTAGTGAAGGATTGGTTATAATAGATCAAATTGGAAAATATAAGGACACATGCGATCAAATTAGAAGTTTGAGGGCACAACGGATTTTAAGTGTAAAGTTTAAGATAGTAAATGATTTTAGCTCTATTAAATTTTACCAACTTCCACCTTTCCGACCACCGAGCAATTTAATTCAACTGTTTATTCGTAAGTACTTAACTTCTATAATATACATAGTATTGTTCTCGACATATGGTCTTGAGAGACAGGGAGAAGCGATAGTACAATAATTGatagaatatatataattacCAATTGTATCCTCCGGCTCCGAAGACCCCTGATTCACATTTAACATTTGTCTCCGCAATTGAATCATCCGCCAGCAATGAAAAGGACTCTACCTTTAGAATGTAACTAAATGGTGTTGATTCTGAAAACGATCTGAAAACTCCTGCATCTAAAATTTCCTTTAGGTGAGAGAGTATCTTACCTGATCAGATTTAACTAGAGTAAAATTTTTATGACTACGGAGTGATACTCTAAAATTTCATATATGGCGTTTAAGTCTGCGGAGTTGACCCTTACGTACACTCCGTAGTCATAAAATTTCCTTTAGGTTGAGAGAGTATCTTACCTGCATCTTGGTCAGAGACTACGATAGCCATGGCAAGAAACGATCGAGAACTCGAAGGGTCTGTGGTTAAAACTCGAAGGTCTCAAATAATGGCGGTGCCGACCAATGACTCTTGGAATATATATAGTAAAACAAAGAACAAACCCTGAAAAGAATTTTAGGTATGGAGACTCGAGAGGTATGTATTTTTATAGAGGAAAATATATAGATACCTGCaggtgaaaaataaataatcttagAATCACTATAGAGTTAGGAGTTCCTCTAATGAGAATTCTTGATTACCAAGTAACCTGACATTATAAGAATTAGAGGTATTTTTACGGAGATCGAATTTTTCGAGCCTAACTCTCATGATTACGTGATTTACAACAACTACATCTCCATAAACATTTACGGGTTCTATAAGCTAAAACCCTGCATTACCTTTAACTAGTTTTTGAGGGCTTTCAGCAGTACCACCAATGGTGGCACCAAGACTTTGTTCTCTCGATCTAGCTAGGTTGAAACAATCGAAGAAGGGTTTCAATCTTTCGGCAGTAACACCAACGGTGGCACCAAGAATTAGTTCTCTCTGGGTTGAAAGTTTGAAGCAATCGAAGAAGGGTTATAGCGAGCGTGTATTATATAGGAGCTAAAGCCCTTGTAGGAATAGGGTTCCTGAATATAATTTGCAACCAAGACAAATCCCAAACAACCAGTATCCAATCGCAAATGATCAAAGTCTCACAAGTTGACTTGCTTTCTCAAATACCTTGCAATCAAGATAAGAATCTACAACTTCAGAACCAAATCACCAAATATTGCAAAACTGTGTGCATCATTGCATTCCTGGTAGATATCACAATGCCATACTATTTGGCTGAAACACTTATCTATTAGCAACAAAAAATTTGATCCTTAACTAGTACTTGTTCAAGGACAACATTACTCTGCAAATAGTCGGTTTACAATAGCATCCGTACAGGTTTACAATCCTTGTGACTTTGGTCTTATGTACCCAAGATTGAGTAGCTTCTGAACCAACAACTTCTCAGCATCCAACTGAAATCCCAAAAAGAAGGGCAAAACTGATCCAGTTAAACAAATACAGCAAAGCGTATCGTAAATAGTCTAGTCTTGCATATGTGCAGATGGACAAATAAAACACACACAGATAGTCTCATGCTCAAATGTGTTTCTGAATGTGTGTGAGATAGAAAGGGCACAAACCTCAATCATGGGATTATTCTTAGGAATGTTGCAAGCCAGAATTATGTTTAGTCCAGTCCTCGACACTGCGAAAAAAGAACTCGGACTGTCAGGCCCTTGTAGCCGGGATAAAAAGTTATAAAAAATCAAACCCAACTTTATCTTAGATCGATAACTTACCCAATCTCCGAGCAATGCCCGACCCTGTATTATCAGAACTCCCACCGAGTATGGATGTCACACTCACTGTACTCTGTTGTTGTGCAGGTCATCAATCAGCAAGACAATGATTACTAATTACTTACAGTAAAAAGTTTGGTCCGAAACGGTAAAATATATGTAACAAAATTACCAACTTACAGGTCGAGTGGGTGCTGCTGCATACAAATGCCCCAATTTTCCAGAGCTGCAACCAATCCATGCATATATCTACACTCAAAAACAATGAGAAAATTTCACCATAACTGCAAAATTTCCTTGATTTTTTTCTTGACCCAGAACTTCACACACATTAGTTTTGCAATTCCTAGTCAATAAAGTCAACAACTTGATCATCTAAATTGCCTAAATTTGACTTGGGCAGATATCCAATTTCGatgtaaaaaaaagaaaagaaaaagaaattgaagcAGAAGAAGCAACTACCTGCTTTGGAAGGCGGATGATTTGGAAGTGGAGGGTAGTAGAATCATGGACAAGCTCAGTGAAGCACGTGATCTGCACGCCACCAGCGTCGTCGTCTCCATTGCTGTAGGTGGGATCAGTGGGTTGTTTTTCTTTGGAAATTTGAGAAGAGCTTAAAGCACCCAGGCTCGAATCTCCGTGAGCCATTACTAGTTACAGTTGATTGGGGCCTTCTTCTCGACTCAGACTCCTACCCTACCCTTTTAaagggttttttgtttttcaatgatTTCGCGTGCCACGACGTCGTTttgcatcaattttttttttttttttttttccccaaccTGAGATGACAATGAGGAGGGTAGGGGCTAGGGATCAAAATACCATTCCCGTCTCCGAAGTCATTCTCCCCGATATATTCTATTTGGGATTCTCCATACCCGTACCTGCCCCGAATAGTGTTTGTTATACCAATTACCAACTTACCATCTAACCAACACTCATTTGGCAGACATTGCCATAATTACACCAGTTTTTTATGCTCAAGTCGTTTAGTCTCCTATTTTCTTTACATTTCTTTAAAAATTACTTGCTGCATATATTTGGGATGGTTCATGAAACTCACTCAACAAATATTCTATTTCTTTgcaaattcttttgtttgttaatGACTTCAAAAGCGCTTTTGGATCGAAGCAATCTCAAACAAACTCTGAGGGCAAAAAAGAAGCCGTGAAACAGGATTGATAGAGGTAAATACCAATGAACTAAATCTCAATTAGATTTATAAAACTTGGCTTTGGAGGAAGTATACATAAAGAATTACTTCCCGGTTTCTAACTACAATCGATGAGTTACAAATTTACAATGTGTATCTAGTGTTCTAGATTCCCTCACCCCTTCACTCACTCCCACCTAGGAAGCAAAATCACAATGAATCAATACAATGGATAGAGAATTTACAGTATAGTTTTTAATAATATCAAAggtcatctttttttttttttttttttggataatatCAAAGGTCATCTTTGGCAAAGTGGGATTAACAACATATTCTTAGGTAACCATCTTCTGTCCCAACAAGGAACAACCTCGAGAAGGGTAAAATGCTTATGCTTGATAACACTGAAAAGCTTCTTGCTCCGTCGTCTGCCATGTAGAGCCTTTGACATGTAACGGCCTGCTGTCCATCCTGTTGAAATGGAAGTGAGTACTTGCAAGTGAAAAGAGGAATATAATTTGAATGAAATGGTGATGAGTTTGCTGTTGTTTACATCATCAGGGGATTTAGATAAAGAAGACAGTCCAATTTTATTTCTGGCAATTGAAATAACATCTTGGCCCCATACAGAGAAAGCAGATACACCATCTGTATGACCTCTAAGAATTGTGGGCTGAGACGGCACATTCCTGCACAAGGCATTCGTAAGTTCAATCAGACCTTGATTGCAATAGCATTTCCGGGAAGCTGGATAATGCGACTAGTATGACCAAAATGTTGTATCAACAAATAAGCTATTATAGTAAAGAAATTTCTGCAAATACCTCCTCAAGTCCCAAATCCTTAAAGTCTTGTCAAGAGAGCTCGATACAAGCAAATAGTCTTCTGGTGCAGCCAACTGAAAAAATATATGGTATATTAGTATCGAGTACTTTTAAGCAGAAGCGAAGCTTTTTTCCAGTGTTTTTGAAATACCTTTGTAACATATCCATCATGAGCCCGCCAAGAGGCAATAACATTTCCACTCCTTGCATCAAATAACCTACAATGGCCAGAACTCATTCCAGCTGCAATCCAAGATGGTGAAGAAGCTCCATCTGGTTGCATTTTGTCAGACCCACAAGAGCATAAGGTAGAAACAATAGAAGGAAAGCCTGACTCCAGATAATTCCCCTTCCAAAGATGCAGCTTTTCCCCTCGGACAACATCAATGAACCTGTATGATTCAGGAAAACATTAGAAACCCAAACTGCATTAACATTTTCTCATCTACATCAGCATGTAATGGGATAACGGTGCAACACTATGTATCTACCTCAGAGAACCATCTCCAGTGCCAGCAACAAGCGTTTCACCAAATTCAGTTTGATGCATACAAGTATACAGGCTCCCATCAAATGCACCAGTCAATATTCCACTGGACATTGTATTGGGACTGAGAATATTACTCTGGTCAACACTGGccctagaagaagaagatggagggCTTGCAATATGTGCAGAATCCACTGATGGTTCGGAAAATACTGAAATTAATTTCCCTGTTCGGCTATTCCAGACATGTATTGTTCCGTCACAGGAAGCAACTCTTCCACTAGACGACAAGATGCAAATATCGTTCACAACCTAAGAgtcacacacaaaaaaaaaattcaaaaagaaaaaaggataaTAGACTTGAGAATAACCCCAAGTATCCAAAGCCTTAAAAGAACTCGGGTCTTAATCATGCACTTCAGAACCTGATAGTGCCATGGCAAGAGAACAATTTTCAGTGTGAATACTAGTAATCATACAGTCAGAaggtttcaaactttcaatttaAGTGCaacagcaaaaaagaaaaattaaaaattaaaaaaataataaaaataagacAACAAAGTGTAAAATAATAGGATAAGCAAACCTCTTCATGGCCGTAGTATCCAGATACACAATTAATTCTACTCAGCTCCCACTTCTGAACAGTTCCTCTGAAGCCTGCACCAATCCCTGCAGTAAAAACCGTGGATTCATCCGGACAGATGGCTAAATATCTTAAGGCTCCAGGATGAGCACGGACGGAGTGTATAACAGATGCTCTGATCTTCCATGGATGTTCATCTTTCACACCCCCAGCACGCCCAAGAAAATCAGGTCCATCCCAGCTAGCAGCTGGACTAGGGAACCAAAACCAGGGCTCATATTTATAATTTGATGCTGCTGCTGCATGCATTTCTGTTGGACTCTGATGCACTGCATGAAACCGTTTCTGAGGCATCAAGTTTTTGGCACCTCTAGTTCCTTGAGATTGCGGAATTGACCATCCAACCCCATTAAGCAACAGCTTAGCAGGACTGTATTCAGGAGTTGAGCCCTTTCTGTATGCTCTTTTATTGAGTATAGTGTCTGAACCACTTCGCGACAATTCTCCTGTGTGTTCCCACTGAATCATGACAGGTTCAGAATATGAAGTCCAAAAGGTGTGGGTATTGTGTCGGGTGCTTATATGTCAGTGTCTGTGTGTGTATCTGTGTCTGTTGGGAGGAAGTtgagagagaaggaagagagagaatacATGGGAAAGAAAAACTGTAAATACTAAACACCATAGTTAAGAGCATAATCCTAGAGTACCTTCCAATTATGAAATTGTAGAAGATATCGCTCAAGTAATAACCATGTTGCACAACACTGACGAAGCTTCTCTATCCCAAGAAGGGATGCAAAAGAAGGATACAGAAGCAACCTGTCAACATCCTCACAAGTTCAACATATATTTAAGGAAGACAAGAATTTACGACTTAAATTCCAGCATTGGTTATTAACAAGGTGACATGAACGGTGAAAGGCACTCACGCAAGGTCCATACGACTTTCAATCAGAGCCCCGTCTTTTAGCTTTGAAATCTTCGACCTTCTGCCGGGGGAAGTAGATGTATTAGCAGTTTCTGGTGAGAAAGCAAGCTCATCGAATAGCTCCTTCAGTTGTGGCAAAACATGTAATGCCGTCAAATCTGGTCCTATCCGCTGACAAACAACCATAAGGGTTGTGGCAGCAACCTAAAAAATAGAGACCTATTAGCGTAATTGGAAATTAAAACAAACTAGCTAATATGTGATGCATGGAGGGTAAATTTGGAGGGGgttatgttttgaaataacTGTGTTTGCATGCACGTGCATCACCTGAACCACTTTATATTCCAAACTTGTTTGCATAAGAACCAGAACATGCAGGCAACTTCTATCCTGCATAATACAAGATTCTATTATTTCGGAGAACACCCCTATGTTTGCAAATTAAATTTATACAAGAATCAAATTCCATACTTCAATTAGCTCCTTTACAACCACCTCCCTTGGCAAGAATGCAACCAGGCCATCTATTGTCATTAAAGAATCAATAAGAGCGAAAGCACTCCAGCTGTGGACAGGCTCAGGCTTATTCATACGTGAAATGTCAATGCACGAACGAACTACATGTTTTAGCAATGGTAGCATTTGTCTGACTATGAAGCtttcccccaatagaccacctgAATTTTGAAAACATAAAAGGCTTACAAGAAGAACATGAATTCCAGGAAACGTCATATCATATTATATTGAATAAGCATACCGATTCGGATCAGCACATCAATTCCATCAGTACTTAGACCTTTCCCAAAGCACTGGATCAATGGTAAGATTGTCTGGGGAAAGACTGATGGTTAGCATGATAATCCCAGCGAAAAATACTTTTCTGAAGTGTTTGTTTGTCTGTGTTAAGACAGATGCATGGGAAATTTTAatgtttattctattaagtcaCAACACACAAATTCTGGGATGAAGTTTAACCTGATGAATAGTAATAGGAATACCAAGCTCTTCACTTGAGCCGAGCAGCAGCACGGAAGCAGCAGCTGCTGAACTCTTATGAGCAGCAGCATTCAAGTTCACTATTACTAGAGGATGTACGGTTTCGAGATATGCTTGTTTGCCAACCCGATTCCATATCTCTTGTACAAATGAGTCTTGCAGAATAGAAACCTTTAGATGTGAATAACCTGTAGTCTGAAACAAAGACCTCCATAAGCAACAAGAAGTTTAAAAAGAAAGTTCCACAAAAGTGAACAAAATAAAGCTCAAAAACTAGCCTGTAAAATCCTCTGGATAGCAGGCAAGACTATTGTCTTTACTGCTTTAGGTGTCAAACTTTTAATAAATTCTTTTAGTAGTGTATAAGCCCATTCTGCTTCAGTATCTGACAAAGGAATCACCACAAGTGATAAGCAAAAAGGAGCACACATTTCAGCTGCAAATGTTCCCATTGCCTTGAGGACTCCTTGCTTTGCATAGTTTGCAGCATAATGGAGGCAGGATCCATCTTTAGCCCGAAGATGGAGTGGGGCAAGAAACAAGTAGGATGCCTTGACTGTAGAAGGAAAGTAAGGTGATTCCAAAAGAGACTTCGCTGATGGCCTCCTAATATAATCACAGACAAATAGAGTATGAGCCCGATACTTTGTATTCACAATTCCGAGTAATATATTTTATCATATTTGAAACAGACAAATGAGAACTAATACCTCATGCAATCCTTTTGAATGCATGCTTCAACCAGTAATTTGGTGTGAGGAGGAAGTTCATGCATTAGTCCAGGTAAGAGACCACTGTCCAAGTACATGGTCAGTGAGGCTGGATCGAAAAGTGGCCTCCTCAAATAAAGTTCTGCTAAGAGACAACCAATAGAAAATATGTCCCTTGCAACATCTTCAGTAAATGTCTTCAAACAAGATGATTTCTGCTTCCAAAGCAATAGCTCTTGATATCCAGTGGAGCCTTCATCCTCCACCTTAATATGCTCAAGAAGATCGTTTGTATCAATTTGTAATGGCAACCACTGGTGTTTCTTAGTGTCAGATGATCGAGGTATGCTTTTCTTAACATTCTCACTCGATTGTTCTTCTACAGGAGCAATGTCCTTGCCAAATTCGAGATGGTACCCATAGAGGGCACTCAATTCCATAGCATGTTCGCAAAAGGCTGATGCATCTTCTAATAGTTGCAAATAAGCCATGTCAGATAGGACAAAACTTTCGCTCCTTAATTCATTCATTTCTCCTTGATATGAAGCTGACTCATTGGTGCTATCACATGGCTTCCATATTGCACATCGACGCATAGGATGAGGTTCAGTAAAAAGCTGACGGCGTCCCACTGACCTTGGCATCATGGACTCTGAAGAAGGGAGCATTACATTCTTTGCTGCAACAGCTGCCTGACCTGACATCTTGTAACCAAAGGTGATATCAATCCAGTGATGAAGTTGGCGGGAAACCCGATCGCTTTCTAATGCTTCACGATGCAATTTGATGAATTCCTCAGGACCACCTGCCCATGAAGGTACAGCTAAGTCGGTCATACCAGCATGAAGTGAATTGAAAACTTGGGGATCGCAGTAAAACTCCGGAATGCATTCATCAGGGGTCCATTGATAGAGTCTTTGCATTGTAGAAGGATATTCATTAGGTTCATAGACTGAGCGAACAGCCATACGTAGAACACTCAAAGGCAACCTCCTTGCTTTATAGCTGCAGACAGCCAATTCAGAAAGACATTCATCAGAAACATGATGTGGGAATTCTGAGGTTGAATAGGTGAAGTCCAACTGCTCATCACCTTTAGCCAACCTCCATTTACTCTTACTCAAATCCCGCCACCCTGCGTCAGAATTCTCATCAGGTTTTGTACTAAAATCTATTACCCATGGCATCACTGTATGAAATGTGTGATCACCCCACCTTCTCCCAGCTAATCTATTCAAGATGAGTAGATATTCAAAATTACTAATCTCACCCCTCCACCACTGATTGAAGTCCCAATGCCAGTCTATAGACGGGGAAAGCTTCAAATCAGCATAAAGACCTTGAGAAGGACAACCTGGTACAGAGCAACCAACCTTTTCAGGTGCAGTAATTGTATTCCCATTACCTCTTGAACTTGAATTAAACCCTAACCCAGGCTTATCACATACACACAGCCAAGACCAGCATGACTCAGAAAGCATTACACTGGACGGACATATATTGCCATGAGCAACCCCTAAACCATGAATATAAGCTAGAGCTGAGAGCAACTGATACACTAGAAACCTTATATGCCAATCAGACTTTAGGGCATCAGGGCTATAATGGAGAATGTTTTCCAAGGTGTATGGAGCTTTGGGAAGAACTACATCAATATAACCAGATGTCTTACCCATCCCGAGTATGGGAGCGATATTCGGATGCCTCAAGGAGCCAGGAAACGGATTCTCATCAAATGATGGTACCCCAAGTAAATTAAGAAAGTTGACACTATCTCTTCCCGAAGCTTTCCCTTCAATGAAGAGACTAAATGAGTTCAATATGTGATCTTCCATAGACCCAGACAAAAAGCTGGAAGCAAGCTCTTCGATGGAGTCTGAAGAAAGGCCAACTTCAGTAACCGGTGCCAACGCACTGATTACCCTTGAGCAAGAAAACCTAGTCGAATGGTT
Coding sequences within:
- the LOC133711223 gene encoding MATH domain and coiled-coil domain-containing protein At3g58220-like, producing MAGENSLQPGEEVYVDFRLFLLDQIKSKYLVVEDAFTRNFCFQREMSGAVGFDKLVSLRDFTDASSGYLIDDKCVFGAEVFVCNGRRPVPQADCLSIRKTTSQKYKHTWKVRNFSSLAAQCYEERFTAGGQKWKITLYPAGNGGGAGTHLSLFLALADPENLPDGTKISTNYCLRVVDQIHGPCVSGRIFSGTDKSWGWQHFITLDHFRREDKGFLRRDTCIVEAELTINGTAMVLRTSGENDTNNRKDVNVERFAEGSRTLCKKKTLMNYILTWFNQM
- the LOC133712982 gene encoding uncharacterized protein LOC133712982, with the protein product MAHGDSSLGALSSSQISKEKQPTDPTYSNGDDDAGGVQITCFTELVHDSTTLHFQIIRLPKQIYAWIGCSSGKLGHLYAAAPTRPSTVSVTSILGGSSDNTGSGIARRLVSRTGLNIILACNIPKNNPMIELDAEKLLVQKLLNLGYIRPKSQGL
- the LOC133708793 gene encoding protein GFS12, which gives rise to MAHQMCFDCLQRRIESEFSGKLVFIHGLSDSAFPFGSNAVVQLSSSSGEAASAPQFLLKYLPSHHQDCLTKFVDEYILDDAGVNRDGEEVSSEICTDEKPKLGSLPTESRCLSNGGKALPQSSNCNHSTRFSCSRVISALAPVTEVGLSSDSIEELASSFLSGSMEDHILNSFSLFIEGKASGRDSVNFLNLLGVPSFDENPFPGSLRHPNIAPILGMGKTSGYIDVVLPKAPYTLENILHYSPDALKSDWHIRFLVYQLLSALAYIHGLGVAHGNICPSSVMLSESCWSWLCVCDKPGLGFNSSSRGNGNTITAPEKVGCSVPGCPSQGLYADLKLSPSIDWHWDFNQWWRGEISNFEYLLILNRLAGRRWGDHTFHTVMPWVIDFSTKPDENSDAGWRDLSKSKWRLAKGDEQLDFTYSTSEFPHHVSDECLSELAVCSYKARRLPLSVLRMAVRSVYEPNEYPSTMQRLYQWTPDECIPEFYCDPQVFNSLHAGMTDLAVPSWAGGPEEFIKLHREALESDRVSRQLHHWIDITFGYKMSGQAAVAAKNVMLPSSESMMPRSVGRRQLFTEPHPMRRCAIWKPCDSTNESASYQGEMNELRSESFVLSDMAYLQLLEDASAFCEHAMELSALYGYHLEFGKDIAPVEEQSSENVKKSIPRSSDTKKHQWLPLQIDTNDLLEHIKVEDEGSTGYQELLLWKQKSSCLKTFTEDVARDIFSIGCLLAELYLRRPLFDPASLTMYLDSGLLPGLMHELPPHTKLLVEACIQKDCMRRPSAKSLLESPYFPSTVKASYLFLAPLHLRAKDGSCLHYAANYAKQGVLKAMGTFAAEMCAPFCLSLVVIPLSDTEAEWAYTLLKEFIKSLTPKAVKTIVLPAIQRILQTTGYSHLKVSILQDSFVQEIWNRVGKQAYLETVHPLVIVNLNAAAHKSSAAAASVLLLGSSEELGIPITIHQTILPLIQCFGKGLSTDGIDVLIRIGGLLGESFIVRQMLPLLKHVVRSCIDISRMNKPEPVHSWSAFALIDSLMTIDGLVAFLPREVVVKELIEDRSCLHVLVLMQTSLEYKVVQVAATTLMVVCQRIGPDLTALHVLPQLKELFDELAFSPETANTSTSPGRRSKISKLKDGALIESRMDLALLLYPSFASLLGIEKLRQCCATWLLLERYLLQFHNWKWEHTGELSRSGSDTILNKRAYRKGSTPEYSPAKLLLNGVGWSIPQSQGTRGAKNLMPQKRFHAVHQSPTEMHAAAASNYKYEPWFWFPSPAASWDGPDFLGRAGGVKDEHPWKIRASVIHSVRAHPGALRYLAICPDESTVFTAGIGAGFRGTVQKWELSRINCVSGYYGHEEVVNDICILSSSGRVASCDGTIHVWNSRTGKLISVFSEPSVDSAHIASPPSSSSRASVDQSNILSPNTMSSGILTGAFDGSLYTCMHQTEFGETLVAGTGDGSLRFIDVVRGEKLHLWKGNYLESGFPSIVSTLCSCGSDKMQPDGASSPSWIAAGMSSGHCRLFDARSGNVIASWRAHDGYVTKLAAPEDYLLVSSSLDKTLRIWDLRRNVPSQPTILRGHTDGVSAFSVWGQDVISIARNKIGLSSLSKSPDDDGQQAVTCQRLYMADDGARSFSVLSSISILPFSRLFLVGTEDGYLRICC